One Diospyros lotus cultivar Yz01 chromosome 1, ASM1463336v1, whole genome shotgun sequence genomic window carries:
- the LOC127795955 gene encoding uncharacterized protein LOC127795955 produces the protein MMSRLNRLSSRAPAILSSRLFFFFPFEDQPFPHHPSQRITNRFLDIYQIGNKAAIEKERARIADEMNRGYFADMSEMKQHGGKIAMANKIIIPAMAAVKFPTIEASYSDGTTVKLPIASNGNDVEAYKSGVPKATLLCLSFRASSQAMVDSWSLPFLEHFSNSEKVKLYEVSFIDSWLLSRNPIKRLLLRIMRKSKPNERMDVLQRQIVYSFGDHYYFRKELRILNLLTGYIFLLDNFGRIRWQGFGLATEEELSSLLSCASLLLEEK, from the exons ATGATGTCGAGGTTGAATCGATTGAGCTCTAGGGCACCTGCAATTCTGAGTTCTcgactcttcttcttcttccccttcgaAGATCAGCCGTTTCCACACCACCCATCACAGAGGATCACCAATCGCTTCCTCGACATTTACCAG ATTGGAAACAAAGCTGCGATCGAGAAAGAGCGTGCTCGGAT TGCTGATGAGATGAATAGGGGCTACTTTGCCGACATGTCCGAGATGAAGCAACACGGTGGTAAG ATTGCAATGGCAAATAAGATTATAATTCCGGCAATGGCTGCTGTGAAGTTTCCTACAATAGAAGCGAGTTATTCAGATGGTACAACTGTTAAACTTCCCATTGCTTCCaatgggaatgatgttgaagcATACAAGTCAGGGGTCCCCAAGGCAACGTTGCTATGTCTTTCGTTTCGAGCAAGTTCTCAG GCAATGGTTGATTCCTGGAGCTTGCCTTTTCTTGAGCATTTCAGTAACTCAGAAAAAGTTAAGTTATACGAG GTCTCCTTTATTGACTCGTGGCTACTATCACGCAATCCAATCAAGCGGCTACTCCTCCGGATAATGAGGAAGTCTAAACCCAATGAAAGGATGGACGTGTTGCAGAGACAGATTGTCTATTCATTTGGAGATCATTACTACTTCAGAAAAGAGCTTAGAATATTGAACCTTCTCACTGG GTATATATTTTTGCTCGACAATTTTGGTAGAATTCGGTGGCAAGGTTTTGGCTTGGCAACAGAAGAGGAGTTATCATCACTGTTATCTTGCGCATCTCTACTATTGGAAGAGAAGTGA
- the LOC127793274 gene encoding aspartic proteinase 36-like codes for MRASLAAGFWLFLALSAVVVGGFPAALTLERAFPATGHGLELSQLRERDGARHRRFLQSSSSSSGVIDLPVEGTYDPYLVGLYFTRVKLGSPPKEFYVQIDTGSDVLWVSCDSCNGCPTSSGLQIPLNFFNPSSSSTASLISCSDQRCVLGADYSDSGCSTQNNQCSYSFKYGDGSGTSGYYVSDVMYLNLVVENSLTSNSSAPIVFGCSTSQTGDLTQSDRAVNGIFGFGQRGLSVISQLSSQGVTPNSFSHCLKGENGGGGILVFGEIVHPNIVYSPLVPLQPHYNLNLQSIAVDGKALAIDPSVFATSDDQGTIVDSGTTLAYLAEEAYDPFINAITSAVSQSVRSVLSEGSQCYQTTSSISAVFPTVSLNFAGNATMILNPEDYLIQQSSTVGSAVWCIGFQKIEGQGLTVLGDLVLKNKIIVYDLAGQRIGWANYDCSSSVNVSETTSSGKSEYLNWRQIGESSSSQNSPHRLIPMIFAAAFVTTSFL; via the exons ATGCGGGCGTCGCTTGCCGCCGGGTTTTGGCTCTTCTTGGCTCTCTCGGCCGTGGTGGTAGGGGGATTTCCGGCGGCCCTCACTCTGGAAAGGGCTTTCCCGGCGACAGGTCACGGGCTAGAGCTGAGCCAACTCAGAGAGCGTGACGGGGCGAGACACCGTCGATTCTtgcagtcttcttcttcttcttccggcGTCATTGATTTGCCCGTCGAAGGCACCTATGATCCCTACCTTGTTGG GCTTTATTTTACAAGAGTTAAATTGGGTTCTCCTCCAAAGGAATTCTATGTGCAGATTGACACTGGAAGTGATGTATTGTGGGTCAGTTGTGATTCTTGCAACGGTTGCCCCACATCTAGCGGACTTCAA aTTCCTCTTAACTTCTTCAATCCTTCAAGCTCTTCCACAGCTTCATTGATCTCTTGTTCAGACCAAAGATGTGTTCTGGGAGCTGATTATTCAGACTCTGGCTGTTCTACTCAGAATAATCAGTGCAGTTACTCATTCAAGTATGGAGATGGCAGTGGGACATCAGGTTATTATGTATCAGATGTGATGTATCTCAACCTAGTTGTTGAGAATTCGTTGACTTCAAACTCTTCCGCTCCCATTGTCTTTGG CTGTAGCACGTCACAAACTGGGGATTTGACGCAGTCGGATAGAGCAGTAAATGGAATTTTTGGATTTGGGCAACGGGGACTGTCTGTCATATCTCAACTTTCTTCACAGGGAGTAACCCCAAATTCATTCTCCCATTGCTTGAAGGGAGAAAATGGTGGTGGTGGCATATTGGTTTTTGGTGAGATAGTGCACCCAAATATAGTTTATAGTCCACTGGTACCGTTGCA GCCACACTATAACTTGAATCTGCAAAGCATAGCTGTTGATGGAAAGGCATTGGCAATTGACCCATCTGTGTTTGCGACATCAGATGATCAAGGAACAATAGTAGATTCTGGCACAACTTTGGCATACCTTGCAGAAGAGGCCTATGATCCTTTTATTAATGCT ATTACATCGGCTGTTTCACAGTCTGTACGCTCTGTTCTTTCCGAGGGGAGTCAATGTTACCAAACCACTTCGAG CATCTCTGCGGTATTTCCAACTGTTAGTTTAAACTTTGCTGGCAATGCAACCATGATTCTTAATCCTGAGGATTACCTTATACAGCAAAGTTCTACT GTTGGTTCTGCAGTGTGGTGCATTGGATTCCAGAAAATTGAAGGTCAAGGCTTAACAGTTCTAGGAG ACCTTGTGCTAAAAAACAAGATCATTGTTTATGATCTCGCTGGCCAACGGATTGGATGGGCCAATTATGACT GTTCGTCGTCTGTAAATGTCTCTGAAACCACTAGTTCTGGCAAAAGTGAGTACTTAAATTGGCGACAGATTGGCGAGAGCAGCTCCTCACAAAACTCGCCTCACAGGCTGATACCAATGATATTTGCAGCAGCTTTTGTCACCACCTCATTTTTGTAA
- the LOC127812080 gene encoding aspartic proteinase 36-like isoform X1: MGPSFAAGFWVFLALSAVVVGGFPAALTLERAFSAAGHGLELSQLRERDRVRHRRFLQSSSSSSPGVFDFPVEGTYDPYLVGLYFTRVKLGSPPKEYYVQIDTGSDVLWVGCNSCNGCPTYSGLQIPLNFFDPSSSSTASLIPCSDQRCDLGAQYSDSGCSSTQSDQCNYSFLYGDGSGTSGYYVSDLMYLDLVVETSLVSNSSAPIVFGCSTSQTGDLTKSDRAVDGIFGFGQHGLSVISQLSSQGITPNAFSHCLKGQSGGGGILVFGEIVNPNIVYSPLVPSQPHYNLNLQSIAVNGQTLPIDPSVFATSSNRGTIVDSGTTLAYLAEEAYDPFINAITLAVSQSVRPLLSRGNQCYITASSISAVFPTISLNFAGSATMILNPEDYLLQQNSIGGSAVWCIGFQKIQGQGLTILGDLVLKDKIIVYDLAGQRIGWANYDCSSSVNVSETTGTGKSEFFNAGQIGKSSSSQNQPMLIPMIFAALLLHVSALVSSSFL, encoded by the exons ATGGGGCCGTCGTTTGCCGCCGGGTTTTGGGTCTTTTTGGCGCTCTCCGCTGTGGTGGTCGGGGGATTTCCGGCGGCCCTGACTCTGGAGAGGGCTTTCTCGGCTGCCGGTCACGGGCTCGAGCTGAGTCAACTCAGAGAGCGTGACCGGGTGAGACACCGTCGGTTCTTGCAGTCGTCGTCGTCTTCTTCTCCAGGGGTCTTTGATTTCCCCGTCGAAGGCACCTACGACCCCTACCTTGTTGG GCTTTATTTTACAAGAGTTAAATTGGGTTCTCCTCCAAAGGAATACTATGTGCAGATTGATACAGGAAGTGATGTCTTGTGGGTCGGTTGCAATTCTTGCAATGGTTGCCCCACATATAGTGGGCTCCAA ATTCCTCTTAACTTCTTTGATCCTTCAAGCTCTTCAACAGCTTCATTGATCCCTTGTTCAGACCAAAGATGTGATCTGGGAGCTCAGTATTCAGACTCTGGCTGCTCTTCTACTCAGAGTGATCAGTGCAATTACTCATTCCTTTATGGAGATGGCAGTGGGACATCAGGTTATTATGTATCAGATCTGATGTATCTCGACCTTGTTGTTGAGACTTCATTGGTTTCAAACTCTTCAGCTCCCATTGTCTTTGG CTGTAGCACATCACAGACTGGGGATTTGACGAAGTCAGATAGAGCAGTAGATGGAATTTTTGGATTTGGGCAACATGGATTGTCTGTCATATCTCAACTTTCTTCACAGGGAATAACCCCAAATGCATTCTCCCATTGCTTGAAGGGACAAAGTGGTGGTGGTGGGATATTGGTCTTTGGTGAGATAGTGAACCCAAATATAGTTTATAGCCCACTGGTACCATCACA ACCACACTATAACTTGAATCTGCAAAGCATAGCTGTTAATGGACAGACATTGCCAATTGACCCATCAGTATTTGCGACATCAAGTAATCGAGGAACAATAGTAGATTCTGGTACAACTTTGGCATACCTTGCAGAAGAAGCCTATGATCCTTTTATTAATGCT ATTACGTTGGCTGTTTCACAATCTGTACGCCCTCTTCTTTCCAGGGGAAATCAATGTTACATAACTGCATCCAG CATCTCTGCAGTATTTCCAACAATCAGTTTAAATTTCGCTGGCAGTGCAACCATGATTCTTAATCCTGAGGATTACCTTCTACAGCAAAATTCTATT GGTGGTTCTGCTGTGTGGTGCATTGGATTCCAGAAAATTCAAGGTCAAGGCTTAACAATTTTAGGAG ACCTTGTGCTAAAAGACAAGATCATTGTCTATGATCTCGCTGGCCAACGGATTGGATGGGCTAATTATGACT GTTCGTCATCTGTAAATGTCTCTGAAACCACTGGTACTGGCAAAAGTGAGTTCTTCAACGCAGGGCAGATTGGCAAGAGCAGTTCATCACAAAACCAGCCTATGCTGATACCAATGATATTTGCAGCTCTTCTCTTGCATGTTTCAGCTCTTGTCTCCAGCTCATTTTTGTAA
- the LOC127812080 gene encoding aspartic proteinase 36-like isoform X3: protein MGPSFAAGFWVFLALSAVVVGGFPAALTLERAFSAAGHGLELSQLRERDRVRHRRFLQSSSSSSPGVFDFPVEGTYDPYLVGLYFTRVKLGSPPKEYYVQIDTGSDVLWVGCNSCNGCPTYSGLQIPLNFFDPSSSSTASLIPCSDQRCDLGAQYSDSGCSSTQSDQCNYSFLYGDGSGTSGYYVSDLMYLDLVVETSLVSNSSAPIVFGCSTSQTGDLTKSDRAVDGIFGFGQHGLSVISQLSSQGITPNAFSHCLKGQSGGGGILVFGEIVNPNIVYSPLVPSQPHYNLNLQSIAVNGQTLPIDPSVFATSSNRGTIVDSGTTLAYLAEEAYDPFINAITLAVSQSVRPLLSRGNQCYITASSISAVFPTISLNFAGSATMILNPEDYLLQQNSIPMFETRTALRMFFSEVFPIKQGSMLTLHNI, encoded by the exons ATGGGGCCGTCGTTTGCCGCCGGGTTTTGGGTCTTTTTGGCGCTCTCCGCTGTGGTGGTCGGGGGATTTCCGGCGGCCCTGACTCTGGAGAGGGCTTTCTCGGCTGCCGGTCACGGGCTCGAGCTGAGTCAACTCAGAGAGCGTGACCGGGTGAGACACCGTCGGTTCTTGCAGTCGTCGTCGTCTTCTTCTCCAGGGGTCTTTGATTTCCCCGTCGAAGGCACCTACGACCCCTACCTTGTTGG GCTTTATTTTACAAGAGTTAAATTGGGTTCTCCTCCAAAGGAATACTATGTGCAGATTGATACAGGAAGTGATGTCTTGTGGGTCGGTTGCAATTCTTGCAATGGTTGCCCCACATATAGTGGGCTCCAA ATTCCTCTTAACTTCTTTGATCCTTCAAGCTCTTCAACAGCTTCATTGATCCCTTGTTCAGACCAAAGATGTGATCTGGGAGCTCAGTATTCAGACTCTGGCTGCTCTTCTACTCAGAGTGATCAGTGCAATTACTCATTCCTTTATGGAGATGGCAGTGGGACATCAGGTTATTATGTATCAGATCTGATGTATCTCGACCTTGTTGTTGAGACTTCATTGGTTTCAAACTCTTCAGCTCCCATTGTCTTTGG CTGTAGCACATCACAGACTGGGGATTTGACGAAGTCAGATAGAGCAGTAGATGGAATTTTTGGATTTGGGCAACATGGATTGTCTGTCATATCTCAACTTTCTTCACAGGGAATAACCCCAAATGCATTCTCCCATTGCTTGAAGGGACAAAGTGGTGGTGGTGGGATATTGGTCTTTGGTGAGATAGTGAACCCAAATATAGTTTATAGCCCACTGGTACCATCACA ACCACACTATAACTTGAATCTGCAAAGCATAGCTGTTAATGGACAGACATTGCCAATTGACCCATCAGTATTTGCGACATCAAGTAATCGAGGAACAATAGTAGATTCTGGTACAACTTTGGCATACCTTGCAGAAGAAGCCTATGATCCTTTTATTAATGCT ATTACGTTGGCTGTTTCACAATCTGTACGCCCTCTTCTTTCCAGGGGAAATCAATGTTACATAACTGCATCCAG CATCTCTGCAGTATTTCCAACAATCAGTTTAAATTTCGCTGGCAGTGCAACCATGATTCTTAATCCTGAGGATTACCTTCTACAGCAAAATTCTATT CCAATGTTTGAGACCAGAACAGCATTGCGTATGTTTTTCTCAGAAGTCTTTCCAATCAAACAGGGCTCCATGCTTACATTACATAACATCTGA
- the LOC127812080 gene encoding aspartic proteinase 36-like isoform X2: MGPSFAAGFWVFLALSAVVVGGFPAALTLERAFSAAGHGLELSQLRERDRVRHRRFLQSSSSSSPGVFDFPVEGTYDPYLVGLYFTRVKLGSPPKEYYVQIDTGSDVLWVGCNSCNGCPTYSGLQIPLNFFDPSSSSTASLIPCSDQRCDLGAQYSDSGCSSTQSDQCNYSFLYGDGSGTSGYYVSDLMYLDLVVETSLVSNSSAPIVFGCSTSQTGDLTKSDRAVDGIFGFGQHGLSVISQLSSQGITPNAFSHCLKGQSGGGGILVFGEIVNPNIVYSPLVPSQPHYNLNLQSIAVNGQTLPIDPSVFATSSNRGTIVDSGTTLAYLAEEAYDPFINAITLAVSQSVRPLLSRGNQCYITASSISAVFPTISLNFAGSATMILNPEDYLLQQNSIGGSAVWCIGFQKIQGQGLTILGDLVLKDKIIVYDLAGQRIGWANYD, translated from the exons ATGGGGCCGTCGTTTGCCGCCGGGTTTTGGGTCTTTTTGGCGCTCTCCGCTGTGGTGGTCGGGGGATTTCCGGCGGCCCTGACTCTGGAGAGGGCTTTCTCGGCTGCCGGTCACGGGCTCGAGCTGAGTCAACTCAGAGAGCGTGACCGGGTGAGACACCGTCGGTTCTTGCAGTCGTCGTCGTCTTCTTCTCCAGGGGTCTTTGATTTCCCCGTCGAAGGCACCTACGACCCCTACCTTGTTGG GCTTTATTTTACAAGAGTTAAATTGGGTTCTCCTCCAAAGGAATACTATGTGCAGATTGATACAGGAAGTGATGTCTTGTGGGTCGGTTGCAATTCTTGCAATGGTTGCCCCACATATAGTGGGCTCCAA ATTCCTCTTAACTTCTTTGATCCTTCAAGCTCTTCAACAGCTTCATTGATCCCTTGTTCAGACCAAAGATGTGATCTGGGAGCTCAGTATTCAGACTCTGGCTGCTCTTCTACTCAGAGTGATCAGTGCAATTACTCATTCCTTTATGGAGATGGCAGTGGGACATCAGGTTATTATGTATCAGATCTGATGTATCTCGACCTTGTTGTTGAGACTTCATTGGTTTCAAACTCTTCAGCTCCCATTGTCTTTGG CTGTAGCACATCACAGACTGGGGATTTGACGAAGTCAGATAGAGCAGTAGATGGAATTTTTGGATTTGGGCAACATGGATTGTCTGTCATATCTCAACTTTCTTCACAGGGAATAACCCCAAATGCATTCTCCCATTGCTTGAAGGGACAAAGTGGTGGTGGTGGGATATTGGTCTTTGGTGAGATAGTGAACCCAAATATAGTTTATAGCCCACTGGTACCATCACA ACCACACTATAACTTGAATCTGCAAAGCATAGCTGTTAATGGACAGACATTGCCAATTGACCCATCAGTATTTGCGACATCAAGTAATCGAGGAACAATAGTAGATTCTGGTACAACTTTGGCATACCTTGCAGAAGAAGCCTATGATCCTTTTATTAATGCT ATTACGTTGGCTGTTTCACAATCTGTACGCCCTCTTCTTTCCAGGGGAAATCAATGTTACATAACTGCATCCAG CATCTCTGCAGTATTTCCAACAATCAGTTTAAATTTCGCTGGCAGTGCAACCATGATTCTTAATCCTGAGGATTACCTTCTACAGCAAAATTCTATT GGTGGTTCTGCTGTGTGGTGCATTGGATTCCAGAAAATTCAAGGTCAAGGCTTAACAATTTTAGGAG ACCTTGTGCTAAAAGACAAGATCATTGTCTATGATCTCGCTGGCCAACGGATTGGATGGGCTAATTATGACT GA
- the LOC127791573 gene encoding protein argonaute 5-like, whose amino-acid sequence MCVRKGMDFCSTPLLPISSAHPGQIEKTLSDIHSQSVERLRSLGHTGKHLQLLIIILPDITGNYGRIKRVCETELGIVSQCCQPAHASCEMQRTVS is encoded by the exons ATGTGTGTTAGGAAAGGGATG GATTTTTGCTCGACGCCATTATTACCCATCTCTTCAGCACATCCTGGCCAAATTGAAAAGACTCTTTCGGATATTCATTCCCAGTCTGTTGAACGTCTTAGGAGCCTAGGACATACCGGGAAACATCTTcagttgttaattattattttacctGATATCACTGGGAATTATG GAAGGATAAAGCGTGTGTGTGAAACTGAGCTGGGAATTGTCTCCCAGTGTTGTCAGCCAGCCCATGCAAGCTGTGAAATGCAAAGAACAGTATCTTGA